DNA sequence from the Vicingaceae bacterium genome:
GAAAAGACTCACATTATGAAATGAATAAAGATTCTAATGAATCAAAACATGGAGGTGAAAAAGTAAATGGCACAGACTTAACATATCATGAAATAGCAAAAAATGTGTCAATACGTGCAACAATAAAAATCCTGAAAGAGCATGAAAAAAATAATTAAAGACAGGTTTGTTTTGTATCTTTCATTGATCTCGATAACTATTATAATAAGTTTTATTATGACATTAATCGGTATTATTGTAAGTCAAAGTCGATTAACTGGTATAAGTTGGGGTATTTCATTTGGTATAATAGCTGGGCATTTTTTGTTATGTTTATTTTTACGGTTTGGTTTTATTTTTTCAGTTATTAAAACGATAATTTATTGTATTCTATTGTTGTTTTTGTACTATTTTATTTCAAATTATTTTTTTAAAAATTTATTTTTTAATAATAGTAAATTATATATCCCTTTTTATATTTTATCAATAATCATTTCATGGGAAATATCTTTCTTTTTTGCAAAAAAGCTACAAACAGTCAGAATATCTCTTTAAATTGTTAATTTATTTTTATTTAAACAAAATCTTGAAAGCCAATCAAAATAATTTATGGAATCTTCCAAATAAACTATCTATTGCTTCAAATCAAAAGAAATATCAACACATTGATAAGTAGAAACCCATATAAGCCATTTTACCGAAACTCACCTTCCGCTACGACGCCACCGGCAACCGACTGGAGAAGGAGTATGTCTTGCACTACAAAGACATCTACCTAAGAGACCCGCAGGGAAATGTGATGGCGGTGTAAAAAACAGAATGGACATTTTTCTGATTTTTTATTTTACTCGTTAAACCAAATTGCTTAATGGTGAAATTTGCCCTAAATTCCACCTTCTCTTAAAAAGTCAACCCCTTGTCCGACAATTATACATTTTCTGAATGATTATGTCAACCTTAGCAATGAACTTATATTTTACTCTGTTCATGTATAAGTGAAGTTTTTAGTAAGTTTGTAATCAATTCAAAGTGCTACACGTTTTGGTTAAAATTGGAAACATAATTTTTGAAGATTTTCCCATTTTGCTTGCACCGATGGAAGATGTGAGCGATCCTCCTTTTCGCCGCTTGTGCAAGATGAATGGTGCCGATATGATGTACACCGAATTCATCTCCTCCGAAGGACTCATTCGTGATGCAGCCAAAAGCAAACAAAAACTTGATATTTTTGAATACGAGCGTCCCATCGGCGTTCAATTGTTTGGCGGTGATGAAGAAGCCATGGTACAGGCCGCACAAATCGCCGAACAGGTCAATCCTGATTTGATTGACATCAATTATGGTTGTCCGGTCAAAAAAGTCGTATGCAAAATGGCCGGAGCTGCTTTGTTAAAAGATGTCGACAAAATGTCGCGGCTTACATCCATGGTTGTCAAAGCCGTAAAACTGCCCGTAACAGTAAAAACCCGACTGGGATGGGATGATAAATCAAAAAATATTCTGGAAGTAGCTCTTCGCTTACAAGACGTTGGCATCCGTGCTATAACGGTACATGGACGTACGCGCGTTCAAATGTATAAAGGCGAGGCCGACTGGACATTGATCGGAGAGTTAAAATCTTGTGGAAAAATTTTTATCCCGGTTTTTGGCAACGGTGATGTTGATTCTCCGTTTAAAGCATTGACAATGAAAAACAAATACGGCGTGGACGGAATAATGATAGGCAGAGCTTCTATAGGTTATCCCTGGATTTTCAGGGAAGTGAAACATTTTTTAAAAACAGGTAGTCTTTTGCCTCCTCCCACCCTTGAGGAAAGAATCGAAGCAGTAAAAATGCACCTTGATTTTTCAATTGAATGGAAAGGAGAAAAATTGGGCATATTAGAAATGCGCCGGCACTATGCTAATTATTTTAAAGGTTTTCCAAATTTCAAACCTTATCGCATGCGACTTGTCACTTCTAACCTTTACGATGAAATTATTGATACGTTAAATCAAATAAGCCATGATTATGC
Encoded proteins:
- a CDS encoding tRNA-dihydrouridine synthase → MLHVLVKIGNIIFEDFPILLAPMEDVSDPPFRRLCKMNGADMMYTEFISSEGLIRDAAKSKQKLDIFEYERPIGVQLFGGDEEAMVQAAQIAEQVNPDLIDINYGCPVKKVVCKMAGAALLKDVDKMSRLTSMVVKAVKLPVTVKTRLGWDDKSKNILEVALRLQDVGIRAITVHGRTRVQMYKGEADWTLIGELKSCGKIFIPVFGNGDVDSPFKALTMKNKYGVDGIMIGRASIGYPWIFREVKHFLKTGSLLPPPTLEERIEAVKMHLDFSIEWKGEKLGILEMRRHYANYFKGFPNFKPYRMRLVTSNLYDEIIDTLNQISHDYAGFQTDYPYSVPDTLHA